In Lonchura striata isolate bLonStr1 chromosome 3, bLonStr1.mat, whole genome shotgun sequence, the sequence ACCTGATCAGGTTCTGATCTATCTCAGCTTCCAGGCTGGATTCATCAGTGAGAGATCATCCAGCAGGTTCTGAAGCTGCACCTGCTGCAAACTCCTCAGAGCAGTCTGCATCTGGGGCGATTTTCTAAAAAGTTTATAAAAACTCCTGCTCATTTCTGTTGCTATAGGACACGAGAAAGTACAACATGAGCCACTgcgatggcaaggtaaaaaagaaggtttattttctgactccaacttttatacttttttaaaggtgacagtggattggagagtgaatgggccacctctccaaagacattggacaaactactagtatGTCAACTTCCTCTACTCTCACGAAGGAATGTAAAagaatatgttgtttatagaaaatgtgtgggaaagttttctaacagaatgtaaactcagaaggctttagaaaattttaagaatcagggtgacacatttccttttctagtcccttttttttttttttttttttttctttttttttttttttcctgaatgcgTCTCACTTGAGATGCATTGAGACAGCGCTATCCAGGATGCTTTTTCAGGAAGTCTTTCCTAAccagcagaaaatacaaaagacagaaaatacaaCCAGAGAGCAGACGCTGCCTATCGGAGTTGAGTCCATTCTCCCTGCCTGCGGGAATGTGGCCTTTGCCCCGTGAAAGACGACTAATGCGAGGCGGGCAGGCTGTATCCCGGGTGGGAAAAGGGCCAGCCTTGCTTTATTCCCAGTATATTCATTCCCAGCTGTCCGCCTGCCGGGATGCGCTCCGGGATGCGCTCCGAGCCACGCTGCGCGCATCCCCCGCCACCACCCCGGGACGGGCGCGACAGGCTTGATGTCACTTCCTTGCACTTTTCCATTGGCCCTGGGCATCCTCGCCCGTGTCGCTGCCGGCGTGGGGCGGCCGGAGGCGTTCTTACCTTCCAGGAGTAGCCGTGCCCGCGGTCGCAGTCGATCTCCCGCTGGCAGACGGCGCGCACGGCCAGGCAGTGCTGCCGCCACAGCCGCTCGCTGCCCTCGATGAGGCGGTGCCAGCCCTTGCACGCCACGGAGGCGCGGCACAGGCTCTCCACGTCCAGCCCGCTGAAAATCCGGCAGCTGATCTCGGGAGGAAGGGCAGACACCAAGTCGCccgctcctcctcttcccccctCGGCGCTGCCGCGGTCCATCCCCGCGGCGGCGAGGCGTCACTGCGGCCCCTCCGAGCGcgggcggccgccgccggcAGCGCCGTGTGCCAGCCGCCCGCCTGCCGCCATgtcccggggcgggcgggcccgcggggcgctgcccccggcccgagGCTCCGCGCGTTCGGCTCCGCggaggcggcgccgccgggcgGCCCGGGGAACCGCGCGTCACGGGGCGGCCGCGCGTCATCAGCCGGCGGCGGCTcccgcggggctcggcggcggcTCGGTGCCCGTcccggcggggctcggcggcggcTCGGTGTCCGTCCCGGTGGGGCTCGGCGGCGGCTCCGTGCCCGTCCCGGTGGTTcccgcggggctcggcggcggctccgcgcccgtCCCGGTGGCTCCTGTAGGGCTCGACAGCGGCTCCGTGCCCGTCCCGGTGGTTCCTGTGGGGCTcggcagcagctccgtgcccgTCCCGGCGGTTcccgcggggctcggcggcggcTCCGTGCCCGTCCCGGCGGTCCCTGCCGCCCTCGGCAGCATCTCCGTGCCCGTCCCGGCGGGGCTCGGCAGCACCTCCGGCCCCATCCCGGCGGTTCCCGTGGGGCTCGGCAGCGGCTCCGGCCCCGTCTCGGTAGCTCCTGCGAAGCTCGGCGGCGGCTCCGTGCCCGTCCCGGCGGGGCTCGGCAGCACCTCCGTGCCTGTCCCGGCGGTTCCCGCGGGGCTcggcagcagctccgtgcccgTCCCGCTGGTCCCTGCCACCCTcggcagcagctccgtgcccgTCCCTGCCACCCTcggcagcagctccgtgcccgTCCCGCTGGTCCCTGCCACCCTcggcagcagctccgtgcccgTCCCGGCGGCTCCGGCAGCCTGGAGGTGaggccggcccggccccgctcagGGGTTCCGAGGGCACCGCTGGAGCCCCGAGGCGGCTCCGGCGCGggtggaaggggcagggagagctcGGCTCCAGCAGCGGGGATGTTTGGGAGTGGAGCATCTCTcgtgggaggaaaggctgggggagctgggcctgATCAGCTTCGGAAAGAGACAGCTGAGAGTGGACCTCATTCATCAGTATAAGTGTCTAAAAGTGCCAAAAGAATGGACCGGGCTGTGCCCACCGGTGCAGAACTATGGGACAGGAGGCAGTGGGCAGATACTGATGCACAGAAGTTCCACCTGGCTAtaaggaagaacttctttactgtgcagtGGCTGCAcgtggaacagattgcccagagaggctgaggAGTGGGAATATCTCTCAGTGGGATACTCCAGAACCATCTGGATGCCATCCCGTGCCATGTGTTCTGGGATTACCCTTcttgagcagggagctggggctggatgTCCCGCTGTGGTTCTGCTGAACCTCGCCCATCCTGGAGCTTTGTGagaccctgcagagctggaggaataaggcagagctcagcctttGGTGCTTCTCTTCTCAGGGTGACAAAGAGAAAGTTCAGCTGGTCAGTGTGTGCTCTCTGCAGTACAGCAAGTTCTGGAAGGGTTggtgtcagaactcaaaatgtccctcagacatttcaGGAGGTTCCAGgaccaggtcagaagcatttgagaccctggcaggcagctgcaaacagctgtgattttgggtttgagctgTGGAACAGTTTACCAGCCtggcaggaagaacaagaagtcacaaaagtttagatattagagtagaagtagttacaaagtagagggaagaatttttgcgtgctgtacaggggggtttctgttttgtacatgggggtcagaggttttaagatggagggatttgggcctgccctgtcctccctctttcttcttccttacctccatgttcttggtgatgttggcactcacagattggtttagagtagaaaagcaccatttaatacaggtaataggcattggggaaaactgtgaacatgtaacatgtaatgtaccatataaaagatagaatatcaccatttaatataggtaataggcattggggaagaactgtaaacatgtaacacgtaatgtcccatataaaagacagcagcagccctgggtgggagagaagaagcagtcgggagtcagagaggatgtcagggtgtgtgtgtgcctctgcctgagctgtgagcaaaccacagcagcccaaggagaaaatcttttagataacttgcaataaactaccatgagaccaaacaacaagaaactgctgagcctctctttggaagcacgggttggaggagaagatttTTTCACCACACAAAGCCACCCCGTGACTTAGGGTGGTCTTCAGCAGGTTGGCAGAGACACCCCAGTGCTTCTCTGCAGGCAATACTGCACCAATTAGACTCGTTTTCCCCTGATCTTTTGTGCTGGTGCATTGAGTAGTGTAAGGGCAACGtgttgaaagaaaaacagttaCAGTTTGGGTGTGCTTTCATAACCTAAAAAGCTTTTTAGACGTAGTGGCTCTGAACTGAGGCTTTTGAGACTAGCACCGGTGTATCTAGTGTCTCCTCGATAGCCTGTATGGAGAACTTGCTTGATTCATTGGGCATCTGGTCCTGAAATCCTAAAATCGTTGCCTGACTTTTAGGATTGGATCAGATTTTGGGGAGTTGTGAAGATTTACCATAAAGCAAATTCTGAGATGCAGTTTCAGCTTTCTCAAAGTTTTGTCATGGCAGCAACCAGTGTAAATTATGTACTTAAACCCCAAAACACCACAGTCGTGGTCGGCAGTTATTAGAGAGTCTTTTGGTCAAAACTTTAGGTGTGAGGTAAAAGGAAGGTGCATTTATTTCCTCTGTAAGCTGATGCTAAGAGGATGTTGATGGTCAGTTTCAAACTGCATTTGTTAATGGCAAACATTCAGACCAACTTTTGTGTTTGAGTCAAAAGTGCATGTTTATATTTGCAGCGTGTGAGTAGATAAAATcgttttttgttttgtcagaaaaaaatcaggaggcTGATGCAGAAGCACCAACTGTTCATGCTGTTGAGATGTCCTGTATTCCATTGTTAATGGAACCAGCATGTTCCAGCTCTGAGGTAGAGGGAGCCGCAAAAATGAGGAATAATGATGCTGCCTCCAGATTTTTGGTGGGTGTTTAAGTTTTTAATGAAGTTTAATATTTGTAAGCATGTGTTGGAAGTTAAGGAGGTGTTATGTTCTCTATACAAATGAAATGTCAGCCTTTGTTGTGGTTGCGATCCTGGGGGTGGACTTGCTCAGGAAATCCAAAAGGATAGTGTTGTTTTCAGTAAATAATGAATGTGACTCAGAGATTTAGAATCTGATTACTTTCTGGAGAAATAAATTGTAGCAATGCAAAAAAGACTTTTATGTTTGCaggtttttgcctttttttttcttggacaaATAGGCTTTTGTTAAACTTGCTCTTTCTGTTTTATATATGTAGGGAAACTAGAGCAAGGTGGTGGTAAAGCTCTTCTATGAATCCTTCAGTTTGTAGCCTTTTAGATATTTATTCCAAATATCTAAgaatattctgttttattttcttttgtttttactgCACAAAGTTTCCTataaatgttgtttttctgagtggatggaaactgcaaaaaaaaagtaaaatacttGAGCAATGGCCACCATACAAAAAGTAGGTTGTTacccaggctgcttttggaggACATAACTGAGTGCAAACTGTGGTCTGGCTTCCCCCCACTCTTCTGTAACTGGATAAAGGCACTAAACAGTAAATGTTCTTTCAGGTTCCTCTGTCTGACGATAATGAAAGCAAACAGTCAAAATCTATTCAAAGAAAGAGAGTGCTTCCATCCTGGATGTTGGAAAGAGATCTTCTGGTGCAGAGGGTTTCCAAGCCTGTTCTGACAGGAGGTAGGTTTGTAGTGGGACAATGATTGCATTCCAGTGTGCATTTCTGTGCTTTGATACAATTTTTACAATTATAATGATGGTGATAGGAAGTATAATTTGCTACTTCTCTTTCCATGCTCTATGTGGGGCAGCTGACAAAGTCTGACTTCTGTTGTCTCCTTTGTCATCAGTCCTACGGGTGTTGTAGAGCTCTTTTTTCATCACTTAATTTTCATtctgttctttttgtttttaatgccaGATAATAAACTCTGTTTGTACAGCTGAGCATTGGATGTTCAGGAGCCCTTTCCTACAAACTTGACTATTTTGTATGTAAATTCTAAGTAGTTTCTGTCTCTTTAATTCCTAGCCTTCTCCACACTgatgttttgcttttctaaattTAGATTCTTAATTTCACAGGTTTTACAGgcagaagggtttgggtggTGTTGCATGTTAGTTTTTTAATCATTGCTGAATAAAACTTGGTTACTTAGTCCAAACTTCAGTGTCTTTGCTGATCAGTCCAAGTGCAAGAACTGTGGCTAGTGAGTGTGTGTCTGCTCCCCTCTGTGCAGCATCTCTACTCTAGTGACTCTTTCCAGAGTTTAAAAACTGGTTTTCCTGTTTCTGCTTTTATGCATTTGGATCTTAATATCCAAGCAGGCCCCCAGGAGTGTGCTATGCAGTGTCTGGCCAGCTGCTTCTTCCCTCCTGTTGTAAATACAGGTGTCTGTGTGCACTGATGAGGGCAGCTGTGTCTTTAAACACCTCAGTCTGTGTCCTCCACCACACTGCCTATTCTTTTCATCTAAAGctagtttggaaaaaaatataagatgacaaagaaaaactgtgtttcagtatttttttctttcatcctaTCTAGACTTTTCCCTTCTGccatatttatataaaaattgcATGGTGTTGAGTGCTGTACTGGTGTGATAGTTTTCTTATGtttgtgcttttgttttgtatttttgggaGAGTTGGGATTTGTTTGTccatttgtttgtttctctgccAGTCTATAACGTTTGTTATATGTGTGAA encodes:
- the FBXO48 gene encoding F-box only protein 48 — translated: MDRGSAEGGRGGAGDLVSALPPEISCRIFSGLDVESLCRASVACKGWHRLIEGSERLWRQHCLAVRAVCQREIDCDRGHGYSWKITLLRNYWKSKVKQEWLSGKYSNIPSQFSLPDKSMYPMDVDTWGEILEAELER